The Chroococcidiopsis sp. TS-821 genome includes a region encoding these proteins:
- a CDS encoding pitrilysin family protein, producing MSQLLTTPVFPAAVFQLENGLTIIHQYISATPVVVVDVWVRAGAMCEPEPWYGMAHFLEHMIFKGTSAIPPGVFDYVIENLGGTTNAATSHDYAHFFLTTAASYLEDTVPYLAELLLNPAIPDEEFILERDVVREEIRCAYDDPDWIGFQALGESIYQQHPYGRSVLGSETDLMQYTPEAMRCFHHAHYQPENMTVVIVGGIAQAAAIEIVSQAFQEFAPRCECPHTEIVLTEPLLAGIRRQEIYLPRLEQARLLMAWTGPGVDQLRNAYGLDLLSVLLSEGRSSRLVRELREEQHLVQGIASNFSLQRDSSLFTITAWLESENLERVESLIRTHLEDLQTTLITPAELARCKRVLCNDYAFSTETPSQLAGLYGYYNTIAQAELAVIYPEQIQSFPAEELQLLTQQYLSPYSYAVTVLKPC from the coding sequence TTGTCTCAATTGCTGACTACTCCAGTATTTCCAGCAGCTGTTTTTCAGCTAGAAAATGGTTTAACAATTATTCATCAATATATCTCTGCTACCCCTGTTGTGGTAGTAGATGTCTGGGTACGCGCTGGTGCGATGTGCGAGCCAGAACCTTGGTATGGCATGGCGCACTTTCTAGAACACATGATTTTTAAAGGCACTTCCGCAATACCGCCAGGAGTATTTGACTACGTTATCGAAAACTTAGGAGGCACCACCAACGCCGCTACGAGCCATGATTATGCTCATTTTTTTCTGACAACCGCGGCATCATACTTAGAAGATACAGTACCATACTTGGCAGAATTACTCCTCAATCCAGCAATTCCTGATGAAGAGTTTATTTTAGAACGCGATGTTGTTCGTGAGGAAATTCGTTGCGCGTACGACGATCCCGACTGGATTGGCTTTCAAGCTTTGGGCGAGAGTATTTATCAACAGCATCCTTATGGGCGTTCGGTACTTGGCAGCGAGACGGACTTGATGCAGTATACACCAGAGGCAATGCGCTGTTTTCATCACGCGCACTATCAGCCGGAAAATATGACTGTCGTAATTGTTGGGGGTATTGCCCAAGCAGCAGCGATTGAGATAGTCTCTCAAGCTTTTCAAGAGTTCGCGCCGCGCTGCGAGTGTCCGCACACAGAAATTGTCCTTACTGAACCATTACTTGCAGGGATTCGCCGTCAAGAAATCTATTTACCTAGATTAGAGCAAGCACGATTGCTGATGGCTTGGACAGGTCCAGGAGTCGATCAACTACGCAATGCCTATGGTTTAGATCTGCTTTCGGTGTTACTCTCAGAAGGTCGTTCATCGCGATTGGTACGCGAGTTACGTGAAGAACAGCACTTAGTTCAAGGAATTGCCAGTAATTTTTCGCTACAGCGCGATTCGAGTTTATTTACTATTACGGCTTGGTTAGAATCAGAAAATTTAGAGCGTGTAGAATCACTAATTCGCACGCACTTAGAAGACTTACAAACAACTCTCATAACACCAGCAGAATTGGCGCGGTGTAAGCGCGTACTGTGCAACGATTATGCATTTTCAACCGAAACACCCAGCCAACTAGCAGGGCTTTATGGTTACTACAATACGATCGCGCAAGCCGAATTAGCAGTCATTTACCCCGAACAAATTCAGTCTTTTCCAGCTGAAGAGCTTCAATTGTTAACACAACAATATCTTTCTCCATATTCTTATGCAGTTACCGTACTCAAACCTTGCTAG
- a CDS encoding pitrilysin family protein, with amino-acid sequence MKTDNGQYIAIASSPNKQITRTILSNGIVVLVTENPAADIVAARIFVKAGSCREAPHQSGLVHLLASVLTKGTQKRSSLEIAEQVESVGASLGTDAAADYFLLSLKTVSSDFLEILALAAELLRSPSFPELEVELERRWLMQNIRSQQEQPFTIAFDQLRQAMYQNHPYASSALGTEATVANLRRDDLIEYHQTYFRPDNLVISITGRITANEAVAAIEKVFGDWQNPATSLPALQLPHIEPQPYQINKPQPTQQSIVMLGYLAPSVQQSDYVALKLLSTYLGNGLSSRLFVELREKRGLAYDVSAFYPTRQGVAPFVVYIGTAPENTAIALAGLKTEVELLCTQPLEEYALQTAKNKILGQYALGKQTNAQIAQTYGWYEALGLGIEFDMRFQQQIAAVTAKQLQQAACRYFLEPYVSIVGPEDAISLSQG; translated from the coding sequence ATGAAAACGGACAACGGACAATACATCGCGATCGCATCATCACCAAATAAACAAATTACCCGCACGATTTTAAGTAACGGTATTGTTGTACTTGTAACTGAAAATCCAGCAGCCGACATCGTTGCTGCTAGAATTTTTGTCAAAGCCGGAAGTTGTCGCGAAGCCCCACATCAGTCGGGTTTAGTTCATTTACTCGCTTCGGTTCTCACTAAAGGAACGCAAAAACGCTCTTCATTGGAAATTGCTGAGCAAGTGGAATCTGTCGGGGCGAGTTTGGGTACGGATGCAGCGGCGGATTATTTCCTACTGAGTTTGAAGACGGTTAGCTCAGATTTTTTAGAGATTTTGGCACTCGCTGCTGAACTTTTGCGATCGCCTTCGTTTCCTGAATTAGAAGTCGAGTTAGAACGACGCTGGTTGATGCAAAACATTCGTTCGCAGCAAGAACAGCCGTTTACCATTGCCTTTGACCAATTACGGCAAGCAATGTACCAAAACCACCCTTATGCGTCATCAGCGTTAGGAACCGAAGCAACTGTAGCAAATCTCCGTCGCGATGATTTAATCGAATACCATCAAACGTATTTTCGTCCTGATAATTTAGTCATCAGTATTACAGGTCGCATTACGGCAAACGAGGCTGTAGCTGCTATCGAAAAGGTTTTTGGCGATTGGCAAAATCCCGCGACTTCGTTACCCGCGTTGCAACTACCTCACATTGAGCCACAACCTTATCAAATTAACAAACCTCAACCCACGCAACAATCGATTGTGATGTTAGGGTATCTGGCGCCGTCAGTACAGCAAAGTGATTATGTTGCTTTAAAGCTGTTATCTACGTATTTAGGCAATGGGCTTTCAAGTCGTCTATTTGTAGAATTGCGCGAAAAGCGGGGATTGGCTTACGATGTTTCCGCGTTTTATCCTACACGCCAAGGTGTTGCACCATTTGTAGTTTACATCGGAACCGCTCCTGAAAATACTGCGATCGCCCTTGCAGGGCTAAAAACTGAAGTTGAACTTCTCTGCACGCAACCGCTAGAAGAATATGCCTTGCAAACCGCTAAAAATAAAATACTTGGGCAGTACGCTTTAGGTAAACAAACCAATGCTCAAATTGCACAAACTTACGGCTGGTACGAAGCTTTAGGATTAGGAATCGAATTTGATATGCGCTTTCAGCAACAAATTGCAGCAGTGACTGCGAAACAGTTACAACAAGCGGCATGTCGTTATTTTCTAGAACCTTATGTCTCAATCGTAGGTCCAGAAGATGCAATTTCTCTAAGTCAAGGTTAA